The nucleotide sequence GCGCTGGTTCGAGCTTGCGGCGCCGCACGACCGCGACGCGATCTGCCCGCGCGTGCTCGCGCTCGACGAGACGAACCGTGTGCTCGCGCTCGAAGATCTGACCGGCGCCGAGCGCCTCGACGCCGCGTTGTCGCGCGGCGCAGAGGTGGCGTCGCGCATGGAGTCGCTCGCACGCTTCCTCGCGCGCGTGCACGCGGCGACCGAGCGCGACGCTTCGCTTCCTGCGCGCTTCCAGAACGACGCGATGCGCCGCCTCCACGGCGACCACATCTTCGCGCTGCCGTTTCAGCCGAACGACTTCGGCCGAACAGCTCGCGTCGAGGACGCGGCGCGTGAAGCGCGCGGCGACGTCGCACTCGTTGCCGCTGCTGCGCGCGCCTACGCGCGTTACCTCGCGCCGACGGGCGCGCTCGTTCACGCCGACGTGCAGGCCGGCAACATCCTCTTGCCCGAGGCGGGCGGCGTGAAGCTACTCGACGCCGAGATCGCGCACGCGGGCGACGCGGCCTTCGACCTCGGCACGCTGCTCGCGCACGTCGCACTGCCCGCCATCGCGCGCGGCGACGACGCGAGCGAGGTCGTGGCGCGCGCGCGCGAGGCCTATCGCCGCGAGCGCGGCGCAGACGAAGCGTTGCTCGCGCGCGCGCAGCAGTACGGCGGCTTCGAGCTGATTCGCCGCACGATCGGCGCGGCGCGCGTCGCCGCGGTCGCGAGTGATGAAGCGAGCCTGCGCGTGCTTGCGGCAGGACGCGCGTGGGTGCGCGATTCCGGTTAGCGCCTACTCGCGCTCGATCCCCGGCTCATCGACGTCTGCCCAGTGAATCCGCTCGTAGTCGAAGGCGCCGCTCTCGATCACGTTGAACTTCACGACCTCGAAGTACGGCGAGAGGTCGAAGTCGCGGGGCGTGAGGAGCGTCGGGTGGCGCATGCGGAACAGGCCCGTGAAGTGCTCGCTCTCGTGGCCGAGCACGTGACCGAGTAGGCCCGCGCGCCGGCCGTCGGGCGCAGCGTCGGGAAACTCGACCTGCGGCAACACGGGGAAGCCGACGCTGCCGAACAGGCGACCGAGCAGGCTCGAGCAGATCACCTCGGTGGGCTGCCCGCTGCCGAAGTGAAGTGCGTCGCGGCGGAAGCGGTGCGGGACGATCTGCGCAGGGAGCAGGTATCGCATCAGATCGAGCACGTTGCGCAGGTCGTAGCGCCAGCCGAGCGTGCCGATCGCATCTTCGAGGATGCGCTTCAGGTGCTCGGGCCGCAGGCGGTGCGGGCGGACGATGCGGACGTTGTAGTCGATGTACTTGGCGAGGGGCGCCACGACGACGCCGCGCGGCAGTGCCTCGACCAGGAGGTGCTCCGCGTCCGGGCCGAACTCGCGGCGCGTGCGCTCGGCGAGCTCGCCGCCGTGACGCAGCAGCTCGTCGCCCACATACAGCGCGGCGTGCGACCAGCTGCTCTGCGTCAGGTACTTGATCACGACCGAGATGCGGTTGTCGCCCTCGACCAGCACCACGTCGCCTTTGCAGATGTTGCGGCGCAGCGCGTGCGGGTCGTTCCAAACGCGCTGCTCGTACGCCGGCGCTGGCTCGGTGAGCCAGTCGAGCAGGCGCCCTGTGAGCCACGCACGCAGTGTCATGAGGACCTCGGCGCGCGCTTCGGCAGGAAGTCACTCGAGAGTGAGCCGTCGCTTGCGGCTGAGGCTCGCAAACACGCGAAAAGACGCGGTTTTTCCGTAGCCTTCCCTGGGGGCCTCGGTTATGATGCTCCACTCAACTGAGATTGTCCTTTAGTTTCGAGGATTTACGGGCGCTCGCGCACGCGGACTCTGGAAACGAACGAAGGCCGAGAGAAGAGCGCCGGAGCTAGCAATGGATGTCAGGATCAAGGCGAATCTCGCGTTCACCATCAGCGGGCCCGCCCTCGAGGACGCGATGGCGGAGTACGACGAGCTCACGGTCGAAGGACTCGTGAAGGAGATCCTGGACAAAGCGATCGCCTGCGACTCGATCTCGGTCGAGGTGATCGAGGGCCCGAACACGCTCGAGGACTACGACGCACAGGGCAGCTAGCGAGACTTCGCTCGGCTCTCGTCAGCGGCTGTCAGCCTCGA is from Deltaproteobacteria bacterium and encodes:
- a CDS encoding lipo-like protein — encoded protein: MTLRAWLTGRLLDWLTEPAPAYEQRVWNDPHALRRNICKGDVVLVEGDNRISVVIKYLTQSSWSHAALYVGDELLRHGGELAERTRREFGPDAEHLLVEALPRGVVVAPLAKYIDYNVRIVRPHRLRPEHLKRILEDAIGTLGWRYDLRNVLDLMRYLLPAQIVPHRFRRDALHFGSGQPTEVICSSLLGRLFGSVGFPVLPQVEFPDAAPDGRRAGLLGHVLGHESEHFTGLFRMRHPTLLTPRDFDLSPYFEVVKFNVIESGAFDYERIHWADVDEPGIERE